The genomic window AGGAGGCTGAGCTCAAGAGCAGTAAATCTACATCTAGTTGGTAGACGCTGAATTGGAAAGGCTAATGGATTGATCCCGACAGTGTACTCCTCCACCACGAAATGCCTTCATTATGTTACAAATGACAAAAAGGGGATGTTTACAGCGACTTCTGAAGGCGGAGAGCGCGAcaaattcccacgacagtcgggtctacgcaaccggaacggacccggatttctatccggccaaggactgccAACTCGGCAGacttctgccgctacaacaacaaaaacaacaaatttggcTAAACGTGAGGTACCTGAGGGAGCTATCAGAATAGTGTTGATGAAATATTACACCGGAAGTTGctgaaaaataagtaaattaacaTTCGACTAATATTTCTGTTCCGTTTTCATAATAGTCGGGCACTAAGCCTCGGAATTACTcgaggaatgttttctgccgctaaaATGATGAATGATTTTCAATTAACTTATGTTTTGAATCTAATAAGCCACTATCTTAATATCAACCAAATAAAACAATAGTTCTCCTtgcaatatatactatattgtaGATAACCGAAAAAGCAGATGCAACTGCTGCAACAGCAAAGAAAATAACCTCTCTgggttttgcttttgttgttatatcGAGTGCTAGGTCTTAATCCTCCTGCACTGATAAATAGAGACTTTAACTACACAAAGCATTCATTCTTACAGCCTTTTTATGGTTTAATCAAAAATCCTTGAATCTCAACCCACACATTGATTAATAAACCTCCAAAATCTGATATAAAACAGTGCGCTTTTATGCAGCGTGCATTCGAGCGTGCAATTTATACGACTGAAGCTCTAGCTCTGCTGTTTCATttcttctattttaattttttttatttttaatttttaagaattgttgCATCCTTGGAATTCAATTCACTCACGCTGTGCAGTCAAATCCAAGCTCCGGTCGCTGCCACTGCCGCTGCAGCTGTGAGCGCCAAGAAATTTAATCGTGTGCATGCTGGAACACCCAAATAGCTGTCGACGCACTCGAAAAATCTCGTATCTGGTATGACATAAAATATGGTAAGCAGTATAAATGGTCGCACCAAAGCTACGTGCGGGCAGCAGCAGTCGTAGCGGCAGCATAAAAGGTCGCTCGCTGCACATTGTTCACTGCCAATATTGCAACACCTCCAGCTGTGCGGCTGTGGTGCGAAATAATACCCGCACacagaaaagaaaacaaaaagaacgTAGAAGAATGCAATTTCACCGTTGTCGCAGCCTACATAGTGCTGTCAGCAAGGCAACTTTGGCTTCTGTCGAAGATTTATAGCGATTACGGAACACTTGGCAAGGTCCTATTGTGCCTGTGCGGGcttggtatacatatgtatgccggAATGTGGGTGCATATTTTACACGCCTGCGCTCTAGAGCTAGCTTTAAAAAAGCATTAACTCGCAACTAGTGCATTTCGAGCTATGGCGCCTATGGATTATACaagtaaacattttatttgcttttgctataAATCTTTTCTTCTTTCAATTCatggaattaaatttttattgttttaatttttaatacattcacagttatgtatgtattaacaaaaaatacttaaacatatttattcaaagtttaatacaaaagtttgttttcttttatcaaaaaataaaattcttatttcataaaaaattcataagaaaattattgtaaaaatgtctgttaAACGCTTAACGATGAGTCAGTGATTAGTGCAGCACTTTTATCAGCTTCAGGCAATGAAGTTTCTGGTACGCCAAATGTCCACGTCAGTTTGCAAGCATTTGCGAAAATCATAATCACATAAGCCCAGGCTGTATAACGGATTAGTAGCCTTGAAGAAATGCAAACCACGCCCAATCTTTATAATATAACCGTTGCTGAGGCTAAAAGTAGTTAGGAAGCGGTTAGTTTTGTTATAGGTGTATTGCAACGGTAACTTACACAATTTTGCGGTCATGCAAAGTGTCTTCGAATTTTATGCTTAAAGTTACATTACGTTTTGACATATCCGCTCTAATCTGCTCCAGCACGTTACTTTGGTTCTCCGGTGCTTTGGTATCAGTCTTTGTGACCACTCTCACATACTTGAGGTTGCGACAGTTTTTTACCAACAACTCCAAGAATGTTACAAGATTCTGAAACTGCATGAATATTTAGTTGCTGTGCGTGAGTGCTTATTATTTCCATTGCTATTTACACATACTTGATACTTCTCGTACAGATATGGCTCCTCAAGTAGCACCTCTTTTACGTCCGAATTGAGGTACTGCCCGAACAACGATTGATAACTGTTGCCCGTAGAATTGTCTTCTATTGGTTTATTGGTGACTAACTCTCCGCGGATAACATGCTTCTGTACGCGGTCCTTAATTTGTTCAGCGCGGTCTATATACTCCTTAATACGCTCATAGAACACTTTCTTCTTTGCCACATCCGATTCGTCTGTTCAagagcaataacaaaaataaatgcaaacacaTAAAATTATATGATTTTGTCCAGAACATTTGCTGAAATGCTTGCGCTTGCTATTCCTTACCCCCAACCAGATCCATAAGTATTTGTATGCCATCTTGATACAGATGTTGTGCCTCCAAAATTCGTCCGGCTTGATCACATTGCACTGCGCGCATTAATATATCTTTGGCATTCATTTTGCCCACAAACATACGTCACAATCACCtttattaacgaaattttcttaatttttttgtcgtAAAATGGCGCTTTTACTTTGTATATGGCCTCCTTAGGGCACAACCAAATACTAACACTTATAATTTAAGACTAtaacgaaacaaaaaaacaaaaccgcacacttaaaatttgtaaaaataaaactaaacgctttaataaactattaaagcaaacaaaaaagatttCGATACAATACTGACAAATGAATTATTCTCCACTTCTCACTGTTTGATGACAAAGTTTTGTTTTTcccaaaagaaaatattgtcaAATATGACATTTGCAATAAACAAACAAAGGACACTGACAGCTGTTGACTGTATACGCAAGCGTTGCCAGATGAAAAGGAATTCTTCTGAGCATAAACTTAACTTGATTAAGaagatataataatattttttaataaatattttgattgtaaataaattattgcaaaCAGAGTTGTTGTGCCCTTTGCAGTAataatatatcaaataaaaacaatattgacTAGTGGTACAATCGAATAAATCAGTCTGTTAAGCAATGCTTGAGCTGTTAATATGGCAGTGCCAGGACGCATAgcttgcatacttttaggcttgGCGGAAATAATTCAAATTCATAATTAGTACATTAATAATTTAGGTAAAGATTAAGTGGttacatataaaatttaattactcaattaataaaatgatatcttcttttataaatatgtaaataatgggtttaaatcattgaaatattgaatttatatcatatttgaTGAAGTGATGAACAGTAGTAACAGTATTGCATCAATTCTGCACGTACAACGGTGGTCTCATTCGTAAGCATTAAAAGACTTTGCtgggttgttgttgtagcgttaGAAACATCTTTAAAGTAATTAAGAGGATTGCTACCGAGTTGACAGCCCTTGACCCGACAAAATTCCGGATCCGTTCTTAtgacgtagacccgactgtcgtgggaaatTAGTCGCagaatggtgccgagttgaccgtccttggtcggataaaaatccgggtctgttccggttacgtagGAACGACTGTTGTGGGAACGGAATTAGTCGTCTGTAATCCTTGCTTTAATTATGTTCTGAACAGTGTTCATTTAGTTTGTCTCGAATTTTATAAAGGGGGAtgcatttcgaggttccctacttttttttaaagaaaaaacacagaaacttcaaatttaatggagaatgttttttatcatttgaaGTTTATCTCATTTAAATATCGGTCGCGGCTAACCTCAGATGGTCtgtccgttgagtccaattttcgatgactcgttcgagcacggcggcgaagaactgataagaagcatgcatcagctcctttgtaaaatatgatcgaatgaaagcatgcccaacgattggaatttaagtgtgctatgcccaatacACAAAAAGGCAGGCCCCACTATCTGTGAAAACTACCGTAGGATAAGTCTcgtcaacatcgcatataagctTCTACCGTGcgtattgtatgaaaaattaaagtgcaccgtcaacaaactgattggaccttatcagtgtagctttaggcctgggaaatcaacaactgaccagatatttatCATGTGCAAAATCTtagaaaagatccgtgaaaaaaAGATCGACACCCACTGCCACTTCTCCGATTTAttgctgctttcgacagcacgaaaaggggcttcttaatttggtatccccacaaaacttATACTAATACTACACAGCCGTATGAtgttgagcaatatcaaaagctctGTTGGCATCGAAAAGAACtcctccgagccgttcgattccAAACGACGTTTCAGATAGGCGACTccttttcgtgcgacttcttcaatctgctcttggagaaaataatttaagctgCAAAACTTTATCGAGCtagtacaatcttctataaaagtgtacagctgttgaCGCACGCCGATGATagtgatatcattggcctcaacagccgcgccgttagttctgctttctccaaactgggAGCAAAACgaaagcaagacgaaatatctcctgtcaacaaataaacagtcgtcacactcacgactaggctcccacctcattgttgacagtcataacatggaagctgtagataatttcgtctatcttggaaatcGCAATCGCAAATAAGAACACCtataacaatgtcagcctcgaaatccaacgcagaatatctcgggccaacagatgctacttcggactgagtaggcaattgaaaagtaaagtcctctcttgacgaacaaagatcaaactctataagtcactcattattcccgtcctgctatatctgatgagtcgacgttacaagttttcgagaaaaaggttttgAGGACGATTTATGACTCTTTGCGCAtgggcaacggcgaataccgcagtcgatggaacgagctgtacaagatatacgacggcattgacatagttaaccgaattaagaggcagcggctaaggaaagaacgactggcgcgctgtcacaaactcggctataaccgtgttaccggtgtctacgctaataaaggtGAAGATCTATCCTGCACTATTTGGGACAGttcaagaaaacaattttattttcataaatcttTCAGCCAATATTCATAATTTCCGATCGAAAATAAACGTTTTGGGAAGTACCTGTGGGATATCCTATATAAATGGTGGCGCGGTGATTGTCCAACATTATCTTCTCTGACTTTTTTGGCTCCatgttaatacatatgtatgtcaatctcACACCGCCCGGCTGCTTGACGCAGCTACCGAACATTCTTTCGTACATCCAAGGTGATAGATACTAACTTTGTTACTGGAATATAAAATTCTCACTGTATAGGTAAATTAAGATTTTATGAGAATAGAAAAAGATATATGATTTTTGTTAGACTAGCGCGAGGCTACAGTCAATTTCTTCTTCAgaacactttttttatttttccagcAGTTTCTAGAAATATCTTTTTAACCAAGACGGTGTGTCTTTATTATAATCACATTATATTAGATCACCGAAAATACGATTTGAATATTCTCTGTGGTATTTCCATACCTCCTGAAGACAAATTCTTTCGCGACTTTCGAAGTTTTCTAAATTCTTATCAGCTCAACCATTGCATGGGAGACTCTAATGCAATTTAGTGtattatatattcttttttctagtaaaaattgcaaaaccTCAAACTAAATGTAAGATAACACtctagaatttcactaaaaatgcATTTGGCATAGCGAATTTCATACGAGACCTTGAAaccgcaattttttatttttggaaatccacAAACATTTTTGGATATTCAAACTGTGCATATAAATGCGTTTACTTTCACACGGTCAGCGCAGTTTTAAACTtgattttataaacaaaagtgCAACGATTCGAATAAAAGAGTACTGGCTTCCCGAACTCGATTGCTAAAGTTCTGACAGTCCACGCAGTATGGGCGACAAGTATAATCTCCTACTACTCTTCGATCGTCCACATGAACCCGTGTTCATGGAAAAAGGACGGGGCGTAGTGTTTGATGTGCCCAAGAAATTTCTCACCGATCGTTACCGAGTTATAGACAATGAAGTGCTGGAGCGATTCAGCGAAAGAGCCGAGAGCCTTGTGAATGTACGAGATATTTCCATGCCTGATCTTAGTTTACCATCGAAGTTGTCGCGTAAGGCACATTTTTCGCTCTGCGTGCCGGCACATCGCATAATGGCAGCGGGTCTCATTGATACGTTCATGAGCGCGCCCACAGTCGATGAACTGCAGAGTGTTGCGGTTTATGCACACGATCGGCTAAATCCATATCTCTTCAATTATGCGCTTAGCGTGGCTATACTGCACCGCAAAGACACTAAAGGCATGGGTGTGCCCTCTTTGATACAGAGTTTCCCCAACAAGTTTGCCGATCGGCAAATTTTTCGACATTTACGCGAGGAATGCACAATCGTACCCGAAGGTTCGCGCATGGCAATTCTAATACCACATGATTATACAGCATCGGATGACGAGCCAGAGCATCGTTTGTGGTATTTTCGCGAGGATTTTGGTGTGAATTTATATCATTGGCACCGGTATTTGGTGTATCCATTCGAGGCGAGCGAACGCAGTGTTGTATATAAGGTGCGTCGCGGTGAGCTCTTCTACTACATGTATCAGCAGATCTTAGCCCGATACAATGTAGAGCGCTtgggtaatgatttgaagcgcgTGGAACCGTTAATAGATTTACGTGAATATATTAAGGAGGGCTACTTTCCCAAAATGGAGTCGGCACCACGCTTTGACAATACCAAACTTTCGGATGTGCGTCGCCATCAAGACCAACTAATTATGGATATTGAAGATTTGGAGCAATGGAGCGAACGCATAAAGGAAGCTATCACAAAAGGTTTTGTTTTAGATGTAAGTTTTAGTGAGCGTCCAAGCTTTCAACTCACttctaaaaatttacaaataatttttttttttatatccacAGGAAAGCGAAAAGCACATACCCCTCAATATCGATGTGCTCGGCAATATAATTGAGTCGTCCATGGCTTCGCCAAATCGCAACCTTTATGGTGATCTTCATAATATGGGCCATCTCTTCATCGCCTATGCGCACGATCCGTCACATCGTCATTTGGAGTCGTTTGGTGTTGTCGGTGATCTTGCTACAGCAATGCGTGATCCCGCCTTCTATAGATGGCACGCCTATCTCGATAGTATTTTTCAGCAACACAAAGCTCAGCTCCCACCCTACACTAATGCGGAGCTGCGCCACGATGGCTTCTCCCTAACATCTGTGGAAGTCACAGCTGAGAATGTGCGCGAACCCAATGTTTTACAAACATTTTGGCAGGAATCCGATATTGATCTATCGCGTGGTATGGATTTCGCGCCGCGTGGTAATATTTTTGCGCGCTTCAAGCATCTACAACATGCGCCCTTCACCTATACAATCAAGGCGACTAATGAGTGCGCTACAAAACGTTTTGGCCTGGTACGCATCTTCCTCGGTCCTAAGTACGATGAGCAAGATCAGACTATGACTTTCAATGAACAACGCTTGTTGATGATCGAATTGGACAAATTTGTGATAGCACGTGAGTAAATTTGTAGAAGAAcagaaatgtatatgtatatacgtacggATCTAAACTTTTTCAGTACAACCCGGTGAAAATGTTATACGTCGTCGCTCCACTGAATCAAGCCTTACGATACCCGTTGAACGCACATTCCGCGAACTGGAAGTAACTCGTGTGTCTAACGAAACTATGCAAAATGCTTGTGGCTGGCCACATCATATGCTCATACCGAAGGGTTCAACCAACGGTTTGCAGTGTGAGCTCGTCGTTATGGTAACAAATTACGACCAAGAGAGCGTAAGTGTCGTCGGTCAACTTAAAACTCAAGTTTTCttatgaatttaatatatttataatttaggTTGATGAAGAGCCCATCAATGGTGCTGACTCCTGCAGTAAACATCATCTCTTGCAACACGATCATCGTGCCTTGGGCTTTCCATTCGATCGCCAGTCTCGCCTGGGTGCCGACCACCTTGCTGACTTTCTCACACCGAATATGATAGCAGCTGATGTAGTCTTACGTCACGAAGATCGCACGGAACACTGTTGTTGAGCAGAGTTCGTATATTCCATATTAACACGTTATATATTTTCGTAcaattaaatgtatttaagaCAATGTTTATTGTCTGTTTAATGTTCTGATCTGGAAAATTATATTGTGAAGTGAAAGTTGGCAGATAGTATTTTTGTGTCGCAGGTTTTGTCGAAAATGTGGTCTTGAGGCTTCTAACCAAAAATCAgataatattttgaagcaaagaaatGCCGAACTCAATTTTCGGTTTCCAAAAGTTATGATGGGATCTCGTTGGTTGGATTTTAGTTCATAAGAAAGGGCCAGGTATATCCTCGAATAATTTGAGCCAAGTACTAACAGCTGCAAAGTAAACCTGTCCATCTTATTTTCCCAACCTTCTAGCTTATGCTATCAATAGACTTCGACGGTTAGGCCGAATAAACTCGAAAGGTCCTTCATTTGATTCCTTTAATATACTAACTTCAAGATGATTGTCACCGATATCGACAGCCATTTATTAACACTGAATATCCAAGTTTCTCTTTCTATTCGATAAGTGCACTTTCTTACACGTTTTGAGGATTCTACGGCTCACTGATGAGTTTTAGTGGAAATTTAAGTTTCTTGCGGAAAATACTATCAAAATATTGAATACTTCGAAGGAATTAGAAAAAATGTCTTTTAGGTATTGAACTGGGCGGTTTTTTAATGCATGGTCTTCAAATGGTCAGTCGCGCATCGAAAGTACTCGACCAAAATCCATCTAGACCCCCACAAACTGATTAAAAAACCTGCAGACGTATCAATACCTGAACAAACCCAGCATCCAATGTCGCTCGGATACTCCAAATAACTCCGCCTTAAAAGAGGAAATAAAAACTAGAGAGGCATATCAGAAGTAAGAGTGCATTGCTGTAACACTCTTTCGACTTATagctgtttaaaaaaaaagaagaaaaaaatcaatcGAAATAGCGTGTGAAGCCAGCAAATAAAGAAAGCGAAAACAAACTCCGGTTCACTAAATTTACATAATCGTTGGCATGCGTTGAACTACGCCTGCGAGCGAGGCTACAATGTGAAATTCTTCATGTCGGACAGGGAACAATTCAATTATCCGCATGCTGTACTCCAATGCGCCAGCAATAATCGTATAACCGTACACGCTTAGCAATAACAGGGTGCCAGTGTGTCACTTTAAAGGGATTAGTGATGTTCAATTTCGGTTTATGCATTGGCAAACTCAATTTGTAGCGCCACACTTTCGGCCAAAATGGCAAAAGGAAAGGGGAAAATAGTAAAGACCAAGTGATTGTCAGCGCGTAGAGTTAAAAAGTGCAGAGAACCGGCAGGGTTTGACTGGATTTTAGCTTGGAAATTGTGTGTGTCTCTGGGTAGATAACTTAAGatgttaataaaattgaaaggatttcaaatacatataccaATTTAAAGATGATGATTGCTTATATGCCGTCGCTCAACTGATTAGCTGAATTGGTGAGGTGTGAGTATGGTGGGTGTATCGGTATACATACTATAACTAAAATCCGAGTCGAATTGAAATGACTTAATTTTACTAGTAGGCAGAATGATGCTCATACCCTCAGCTTTTGCTTGGACTGTTTGATATTGTTATGTTCCGAATTACGTAAATTGCTTAAAGTTGCTTTGGTATGAATATTtgggagatacatatgtatatatcagagtattattatatatgtggAGAATTTAATGTGTTAATGATTATAGTAGAAAATTTGATTGGCTGCAATATTGGAAGTCATTTGGTTAATCAGAAACTTGTGAATTTTCTCATTGTTGGCATTTGTAGTTTTtggaacaacaaaaaattgtgtacCAATTCAAGGTAGTCCCATAAATGAAGTCGAACCTCACTTAATATTATGTTAAAACTGGGTTTCATTCACACGGCTTAATGACTTAATAGAGGAAAATATCAGCCTAAAGAAGAGAGTTTTAAAAGGTTTTGAAAATACGTCGTCGAAATAATCCTGGATTTATGTATATCCGGTTAAAGCTGCCAACTCCAACGCTACACGGAAAACATAGTAAACTTGAAAAGCTGACTAAAATTTGTCATACAGGAAGGTGTGGAAGGCATACTATTAAATCTCGAGACTTAACCTAAGAGATACACTTTGTTGACGTCAAAGAAACCATACATCTTGAGCTATACAGCGATGTCATTAGAGAAGGATGTCAACTACACCTGTATATCTTTAAGGCAGAGTGTGGAAAGGACTAAATAATAAACGGACTTTACACAATGGCCATCGTGAACCAGTTAAACAAGGAGAAAATCAGACTATATTCTGCCATGGTAAGATTTTAATAGCTACTTTCCGGTTAGGATACCTTCTAGACGTAAATAGAGAAGAGGCTCTTACTAAAAATGATGCAGCTTCTATCTACGGATGCAAAATAACTGATCTGCAGGTCTATACTTCGGTGATCTCGAAAGCTCTCTCTCTATCCGAGTACCGAACTCAGTCAGCATCTTCCAAACGGAAATACAAGATATAGAAAGTGCTTGTGGTGATCTATTGAATAACTATGGGGGagcaactacatatatacatggaTATTCAGGCAGCACTGCTGGCCTTGAATCTTTAGACACAGAATACTTGGAACACATCaggcaccaaaccttgaataaCTGTCTACAAAAAGCATAGCGGACAGAGGTCCGACGCTAGTTCATCAAAATGACACATGCAGCGCTAATTGAGCCCCAAGTGACAGAACTCCTACTTActttatgttaggttaggttagatgtaCTAATATATGATGTTCTATTGTGAAGCCATATAAATGAAGAaatcctgtgttcgaacttataaattagcaaaacgcttaggagccaatacaaatttgcacagttTTAACCTCCCTATCTACCTTACACATGGTCCTGATAATTTAGGCTTCAGACAGATGAGTCTCGTTGAGTCATAAATGGAACTTTAGACAAGTCGTATTTACAGTTATTATGTCTATTGGTATCTTAAAACTTATGTTGCAATATGGTTTGATCGGCTCAGCCGAGATTGACATTAGTagaaaaagtcttactattttttgcccacagtagaataaagaaatttcacaattttggtTGGTATAGCCCCCAAATTTCAAGGACAATTGTTTACTAAGTATAAGCTCAATGTACATGGTATGCTATAATATGTTATTCTTTAATAGTAATGGACGATAACTACTTCTTTTTGTAGTTACCAAGCTGGTCGGGTTTGCATAACCCTTGGTTCTTAACGGTTATGAAAAGCTTACTGTCTATGGTCACAAGTTTctcttaaaacaaatttttcaacttgAAGACCACTCGTTATTATCACGAACAGATAGTAATCGCTTGGTAACTGGTCCGGATGCATGAATAAAAACTTCTCAAAAAGCTCTTAAACTCAACCAAGTTACTATCGGTGTATGTGGCCTGGCGTTGTCGTAATGGAATGCAATATCTTAGACATCCCTTCCTACTCATTACACGGTCCAATGTTTCATAGTACAGCGCGGAATCAAGGGTTTGGGCGCAATTGAGTAGCTCACATTAGACGATTCCCTGCCAATCCCTTCCAACACTTCCGGTGAATTTTGGCTTGGCCAACGTTTGCGCCCGCTCTCCGCGATTCGATCACAAAGATTTTCGGTTGAACTTGCCACGTGTGTCCAATTTTTCATCCCTCTTAATATTCCGCTTTAGAAATAGATGGATTGGACCGTAGATGTGTGGCATCCATACAT from Bactrocera tryoni isolate S06 chromosome 5, CSIRO_BtryS06_freeze2, whole genome shotgun sequence includes these protein-coding regions:
- the LOC120777852 gene encoding phenoloxidase 2-like, whose protein sequence is MGDKYNLLLLFDRPHEPVFMEKGRGVVFDVPKKFLTDRYRVIDNEVLERFSERAESLVNVRDISMPDLSLPSKLSRKAHFSLCVPAHRIMAAGLIDTFMSAPTVDELQSVAVYAHDRLNPYLFNYALSVAILHRKDTKGMGVPSLIQSFPNKFADRQIFRHLREECTIVPEGSRMAILIPHDYTASDDEPEHRLWYFREDFGVNLYHWHRYLVYPFEASERSVVYKVRRGELFYYMYQQILARYNVERLGNDLKRVEPLIDLREYIKEGYFPKMESAPRFDNTKLSDVRRHQDQLIMDIEDLEQWSERIKEAITKGFVLDESEKHIPLNIDVLGNIIESSMASPNRNLYGDLHNMGHLFIAYAHDPSHRHLESFGVVGDLATAMRDPAFYRWHAYLDSIFQQHKAQLPPYTNAELRHDGFSLTSVEVTAENVREPNVLQTFWQESDIDLSRGMDFAPRGNIFARFKHLQHAPFTYTIKATNECATKRFGLVRIFLGPKYDEQDQTMTFNEQRLLMIELDKFVIALQPGENVIRRRSTESSLTIPVERTFRELEVTRVSNETMQNACGWPHHMLIPKGSTNGLQCELVVMVTNYDQESVDEEPINGADSCSKHHLLQHDHRALGFPFDRQSRLGADHLADFLTPNMIAADVVLRHEDRTEHCC
- the LOC120777273 gene encoding MIT domain-containing protein 1, with the translated sequence MFVGKMNAKDILMRAVQCDQAGRILEAQHLYQDGIQILMDLVGDESDVAKKKVFYERIKEYIDRAEQIKDRVQKHVIRGELVTNKPIEDNSTGNSYQSLFGQYLNSDVKEVLLEEPYLYEKYQFQNLVTFLELLVKNCRNLKYVRVVTKTDTKAPENQSNVLEQIRADMSKRNVTLSIKFEDTLHDRKIVLSNGYIIKIGRGLHFFKATNPLYSLGLCDYDFRKCLQTDVDIWRTRNFIA